In Bradyrhizobium guangxiense, the following are encoded in one genomic region:
- the rpsL gene encoding 30S ribosomal protein S12 — protein sequence MPTINQLIAQPREVQKSRKKVPALQQSPQKRGVCTRVYTTTPKKPNSALRKVAKVRLTNGFEVIGYIPGEGHNLQEHSVVMIRGGRVKDLPGVRYHILRGVLDTQGVKNRKQRRSKYGAKRPK from the coding sequence ATGCCGACGATCAACCAGCTGATCGCTCAACCGCGTGAAGTGCAGAAGTCGCGCAAGAAGGTGCCGGCGCTGCAGCAGTCGCCGCAGAAGCGTGGTGTTTGCACCCGCGTCTACACCACGACCCCGAAGAAGCCGAACTCGGCGCTTCGTAAGGTCGCCAAGGTGCGCCTGACCAACGGTTTCGAGGTGATCGGCTACATCCCCGGCGAGGGCCATAACCTTCAGGAGCACTCGGTCGTCATGATCCGCGGCGGCCGCGTCAAGGACTTGCCCGGCGTGCGCTACCACATCCTCCGCGGCGTTCTGGATACCCAGGGCGTCAAGAACCGTAAGCAGCGTCGTTCGAAGTACGGCGCGAAGCGTCCGAAGTAA
- a CDS encoding ABC transporter ATP-binding protein, with translation MASKPLAPDDKPLSPDKQKRAAAEAAELDDKLAASAEPDLEDDEEDGEDELELDDDDEDEDLVVFTAREAAGALATIVGFVKPFVSNYKRMLSFVAFGVFVETLFNVIMPLSLKFLIDDALGEEDFQALYKILGVLAVAGIFTSIIAVWYERWDARLAACIISDVRKRLFEHVQDLPAAYFGRTKRGEILSRFSVDLSAFEGSVKTFANSAALPFLELVAGIILMVFLNWQLAVVALLVFPITLIGPRILTPKAVQANYEQKLNESALLGMVQENVAAQAVIKAFSLQRKMFGFFTFRNDETRNKIASAAFLSTMVERTVTISVLMLHLVVLAIGAYLATKGQITIGTFVTFESAFWEVSYNIAHVMHFIPVSISSAAAIRHIQELLDEPTRGADRPGAPDLPRITNDITFDHVTFQYEGSQTPVLDNLSLKLNAGKRIAIVGPSGSGKSTLLNLILRLYVPDEGRVTIDGVDVRKVTLDSLRRSMAVVFQENMLFNMSIRENIRLGKEGATDEEVEEAAKKAEIHRFIMSLPQRYDTPVGERGDTLSGGQRQRIAIARAIIRNPSVLLLDEATSALDQTTEAAINRTLLKVAKGRTMIWSTHRLTSVVEMDEIIVISGGRAIERGSHAQLLAKNGTYRKLWNDQIHQPHGAAAHADDRDEDDEDDLEDDEDDDEE, from the coding sequence ATGGCATCCAAGCCTCTCGCTCCCGACGACAAGCCTCTCTCGCCCGACAAACAGAAGCGCGCCGCGGCAGAGGCCGCCGAGCTCGACGACAAGCTCGCCGCTTCTGCCGAGCCGGACCTCGAAGATGACGAAGAGGACGGCGAAGACGAGCTGGAACTCGACGACGACGACGAAGACGAAGATCTCGTCGTCTTCACCGCGCGGGAAGCTGCCGGCGCGCTCGCGACCATCGTCGGCTTCGTCAAGCCTTTCGTGTCGAACTACAAGCGGATGCTGTCGTTCGTCGCGTTCGGCGTCTTCGTCGAGACGCTGTTCAACGTCATCATGCCGCTCAGCCTCAAGTTCCTGATCGACGACGCGCTCGGCGAAGAGGACTTCCAGGCGCTGTACAAGATCCTCGGCGTGCTCGCCGTCGCCGGCATCTTCACCTCGATCATCGCTGTCTGGTACGAGCGCTGGGATGCGCGGCTGGCGGCCTGCATCATCTCCGACGTCCGCAAGCGCCTGTTCGAGCACGTCCAAGACCTGCCGGCGGCCTATTTCGGCCGCACCAAGCGCGGTGAGATTCTGTCGCGCTTTTCGGTCGACCTCTCGGCCTTCGAAGGCTCGGTGAAGACCTTCGCCAACAGTGCCGCGCTGCCGTTTCTGGAACTGGTCGCCGGCATCATCCTGATGGTGTTCCTGAACTGGCAGCTCGCGGTGGTTGCGCTGCTGGTGTTTCCGATCACGCTGATCGGCCCGCGGATCCTGACGCCCAAGGCGGTGCAGGCCAATTACGAGCAGAAGCTGAACGAGAGCGCGCTGCTCGGCATGGTGCAGGAGAACGTGGCGGCGCAGGCGGTGATCAAGGCATTCAGCCTGCAGCGCAAGATGTTCGGCTTCTTCACCTTCCGCAACGACGAGACCCGCAACAAGATCGCCTCGGCCGCGTTCCTGTCGACCATGGTGGAGCGGACGGTCACCATCTCGGTCTTGATGCTGCACCTCGTGGTGCTCGCGATCGGCGCGTATCTGGCGACCAAGGGCCAGATCACCATCGGCACCTTCGTCACCTTCGAGAGCGCGTTCTGGGAGGTCTCCTACAACATCGCCCACGTCATGCATTTCATCCCGGTGTCGATCTCCTCGGCCGCCGCGATCCGCCACATCCAGGAGCTGCTGGACGAACCGACCCGCGGCGCCGATCGCCCCGGCGCGCCCGATCTGCCGCGCATCACCAACGACATCACCTTCGACCACGTCACCTTCCAGTACGAGGGCAGCCAGACGCCAGTGCTGGACAATCTCAGTCTCAAGCTGAACGCGGGCAAGCGCATCGCGATCGTCGGCCCGAGCGGCTCCGGCAAGAGCACGTTGCTCAACCTGATCCTGCGGCTCTATGTGCCCGACGAGGGGCGCGTCACTATCGACGGCGTCGACGTCCGCAAGGTGACGCTGGATTCGTTGCGCCGGAGCATGGCGGTGGTGTTCCAGGAGAACATGCTGTTCAACATGTCGATCCGGGAGAACATCCGGCTCGGCAAGGAGGGCGCGACCGACGAGGAGGTGGAGGAGGCGGCCAAGAAGGCCGAGATCCACCGCTTCATCATGAGCCTGCCGCAGCGCTACGACACCCCGGTCGGCGAGCGCGGCGACACCCTGTCGGGCGGCCAGCGCCAACGCATCGCGATCGCGCGCGCGATCATCCGCAACCCCTCGGTGCTGCTCCTGGACGAAGCCACCTCCGCACTCGACCAGACCACGGAAGCCGCGATCAACCGCACGCTGCTCAAGGTCGCCAAGGGCCGCACCATGATCTGGTCGACCCACCGTCTGACGTCGGTGGTGGAGATGGACGAGATCATCGTGATTTCCGGGGGCAGGGCGATCGAACGCGGCTCGCACGCCCAACTGCTGGCCAAGAACGGGACCTATCGCAAGCTCTGGAACGACCAGATCCACCAGCCGCACGGCGCGGCGGCTCATGCCGACGACAGAGACGAGGACGACGAAGACGATCTCGAGGATGACGAGGATGACGACGAGGAGTGA
- a CDS encoding FAD-dependent oxidoreductase encodes MLDLAIVGGGPGGLMSAWYLKRKLGDLCRVTIYEASDRLRGKIVTRKFDSAPAIYEAGVAEIYDYSMTGPDPLRELIQHFGLQTIPMDAEQVQLGGELLNDVPGMRRRYGAKTAAAIEAFRKRCTEVMSPIEYYEGVGAHDNENPWAYKTAEQVLDEEVEDETAKRFFKVMARSDIATESHNTNGLNALKNYLMDVDGYIGLYSIQNGNEQLIECLQSEVNADIQLNHRVLTVGKAPTGRYQLKMMNGKGPETRDFDLVLVCLPHSWLATMGWEGEQLRKSMVKHVAYFDRPAHYLRVSILFDTPFWGEKIPGAWFMSEAFGGCCVYNEGARHDVGKHGVLNWLIPGSDALAYANLSDQELIDAALKSLPASLGDARSHFMEGKIHRWLSSVNAIPGGLPVRDVMTNHRPEPKEHPGIVVVGDYLFDSTLNGLLDSSDAATDIILTEMMRLRRERAQTDKPLSDKIDRDYFENYRGLGPYHETWRHFTDPDYLTGLLGIVWGKTKGAKLLVAGSASGELVGALRERGIDAFGIENNRSIHAKTPKALKKYNKLGSITDMPFKDGAFDFVFETSLCHVSPKQVVRAIRELNRVVKTGLVFGSITSDMAPALIDRYDLLRGVKKLGTWWEWSELFFGNGFDLSMHRKDCTDALWEATLAANKGPGQWYADADSLRYSFFDKVEDED; translated from the coding sequence ATGCTTGATCTTGCAATCGTAGGCGGCGGCCCTGGCGGGCTGATGAGCGCCTGGTATCTGAAGCGCAAGCTCGGCGATCTCTGTCGCGTCACCATCTACGAGGCCTCGGACCGGCTCCGCGGCAAGATCGTCACGCGCAAGTTCGATTCCGCGCCGGCGATCTACGAGGCCGGCGTTGCCGAGATCTACGACTACTCGATGACGGGTCCGGATCCGTTGCGCGAGCTGATCCAGCATTTCGGGCTGCAGACCATTCCGATGGACGCCGAGCAGGTGCAGCTCGGCGGCGAGCTGCTGAACGACGTTCCCGGCATGCGCCGCAGATACGGGGCCAAGACCGCGGCTGCGATCGAGGCCTTCCGCAAGCGCTGCACCGAGGTGATGTCGCCGATCGAATATTACGAGGGCGTCGGTGCGCACGACAACGAGAATCCCTGGGCCTACAAGACCGCCGAGCAGGTGCTCGACGAGGAGGTCGAGGACGAGACGGCCAAGCGCTTCTTCAAGGTGATGGCGCGCTCCGACATCGCGACCGAGAGCCACAACACCAACGGCCTCAACGCGCTCAAGAACTATCTGATGGATGTCGACGGCTATATCGGCCTCTATTCCATCCAGAACGGCAATGAGCAGCTAATCGAGTGCCTGCAGTCGGAGGTCAACGCCGACATCCAGCTCAATCACCGCGTCCTCACCGTGGGCAAGGCGCCGACCGGTCGCTACCAGCTCAAGATGATGAACGGCAAGGGACCGGAGACCCGCGACTTCGATCTCGTGCTGGTCTGCCTGCCGCATTCCTGGCTCGCTACCATGGGGTGGGAAGGCGAACAGCTGCGGAAGTCGATGGTCAAGCACGTCGCCTATTTCGACCGTCCCGCGCATTACCTGCGCGTCTCGATTCTGTTCGACACGCCGTTCTGGGGCGAGAAGATTCCCGGCGCCTGGTTCATGTCGGAAGCTTTCGGCGGCTGCTGCGTCTACAACGAGGGCGCGCGCCACGACGTCGGCAAGCACGGCGTGCTGAACTGGCTGATCCCGGGCTCCGACGCGCTGGCCTATGCTAATCTGTCGGACCAGGAGCTGATCGACGCCGCGCTGAAGTCGCTGCCGGCCTCGCTCGGCGATGCGCGCTCGCACTTCATGGAAGGCAAGATTCACCGCTGGCTGTCGTCGGTGAACGCGATCCCGGGCGGTCTGCCCGTGCGCGACGTCATGACCAATCACCGGCCGGAGCCGAAGGAGCATCCTGGCATCGTGGTGGTTGGCGACTATCTGTTCGACTCGACGCTGAACGGCCTGCTCGACTCCTCTGATGCCGCCACCGACATCATCCTGACCGAGATGATGCGCCTGCGCCGCGAACGCGCGCAGACGGACAAGCCGCTCTCCGACAAGATCGATCGCGATTATTTCGAGAATTATCGCGGCCTCGGTCCCTATCACGAGACGTGGCGCCACTTCACCGATCCCGATTATCTCACCGGGCTGCTCGGCATCGTCTGGGGCAAGACGAAGGGCGCCAAGCTGCTCGTCGCGGGCTCGGCCAGCGGCGAATTGGTCGGCGCGCTGCGCGAGCGCGGCATCGATGCCTTCGGCATCGAGAACAACCGTTCCATCCACGCCAAAACGCCGAAGGCGCTGAAGAAGTACAACAAGCTCGGTTCGATCACCGACATGCCGTTCAAGGACGGCGCGTTCGACTTCGTGTTCGAGACCAGCCTCTGCCACGTTTCCCCGAAGCAGGTGGTGCGTGCGATCCGTGAGCTCAACCGCGTGGTCAAGACCGGCCTCGTGTTCGGCTCGATTACCTCGGACATGGCTCCGGCTCTGATCGATCGCTACGACCTGCTGCGCGGCGTCAAGAAGCTCGGCACCTGGTGGGAATGGTCCGAGCTGTTCTTCGGCAACGGTTTCGACCTGTCGATGCACCGCAAGGATTGCACCGATGCGCTCTGGGAGGCGACGCTCGCCGCCAACAAGGGGCCAGGGCAGTGGTACGCCGACGCCGACAGTCTGCGCTATTCCTTCTTCGACAAGGTCGAGGACGAGGACTAG
- the rpoC gene encoding DNA-directed RNA polymerase subunit beta': MNQEIMNLFNPTTPAQVFDQIRISIASPEKILSWSYGEIKKPETINYRTFKPERDGLFCARIFGPIKDYECLCGKYKRMKYKGIICEKCSVEVTLSRVRRERMGHIELAAPVAHIWFLKSLPSRIGLLLDMTLKDLERILYFEYYVVLEPGLTALKDRQLLSEDEYLKAQDEYGQDSFTAMIGAEAIRELLKGMDLEKLEASLRVEMQETDSDIKHKKLAKRLKIVEAFRHSGNKPEWMIMTVVPVIPPDLRPLVPLDGGRFATSDLNDLYRRVINRNNRLKRLMELRAPDIIIRNEKRMLQEAVDALFDNGRRGRVITGANKRPLKSLADMLKGKQGRFRQNLLGKRVDYSGRSVIVVGPELRLHQCGLPKKMALELFKPFIYSRLDAKGLSTTVKQAKKLVEKERPEVWDILDEVIREHPVLLNRAPTLHRLGIQAFEPVLIEGKAIQLHPLVCSAFNADFDGDQMAVHVPLSLEAQLEARVLMMSTNNILHPANGQPIIVPSQDIVLGLYYVSIMREGLPGEGKVFGDMAELEHALHAKVIHLHTKIKYRWEGMDETGKVSKRWIETTAGRVMLGNLLPKNPRVTYEIINKLMTKREISGVIDQVYRHCGQKETVIFCDRIMALGFYNAFKAGISFGKDDMVVPHGKWKIVDTTRTLAKDFEQQYNDGLITHGEKYNKVVDAWSKATEEIAKAMMKEISATKKTASGADADINSIYMMAHSGARGSPAQMRQLAGMRGLMAKPSGEIIETPIISNFKEGLSVLEYFNSTHGARKGLADTALKTANSGYLTRRLVDVAQDCIITQSDCGTKLGIKMRAIVDAGTVVASLGSRILGRTACEDIRDSSGKVIIKRDTLMEESHLEAIQQGGVQEVKIRSALTCELVNGICGKCYGRDLARGTPVNHGEAVGVIAAQSIGEPGTQLTMRTFHIGGAAQLNEQSFVEANFDGKVVIRNKAIARNSEGHLIAMVRNMVVAIVDADGTERATHRVQYGSRLHVDEGDMVKRGQRVVEWDPYTRPLLTEVEGTIGFEDLVEGQSISETLDEATGIAKRVVIDWRSTRGGSDLRPAIVVKGKDGKVLKLARGGDARYMLSVDAILSVDVGAKVNPGDILARVSTESAKTRDITGGLPRVAELFEARRPKDAAIIAEIAGTIRFGRDYKNKRRISMEPMDKTDEPREYLIPKGKHIHLQDGDVVEKGDFIVEGNPAPHDILAVKGIEELAAYLVNEIQEVYRLQGVLINDKHIEVIVRQMLQKVEVTDQGDTDMISGEQVDKIEFDALNEKAKEEGKKPATGTPVLLGITKASLQTRSFFSAASFQETTRVLTEAAVNGKIDPLEGLKENVIVGRLIPAGTGASMAKIREVAMKRDKLILDEREKQAAVVSPAPEAELPALPPAE; the protein is encoded by the coding sequence ATGAACCAAGAAATTATGAATCTCTTCAACCCGACGACGCCGGCTCAGGTCTTCGACCAGATCCGGATCTCGATCGCGTCTCCAGAGAAGATTCTGTCCTGGTCCTACGGCGAGATCAAGAAGCCGGAGACCATCAACTACCGCACCTTTAAGCCCGAGCGCGACGGCCTGTTCTGCGCCCGCATCTTCGGGCCGATCAAGGACTACGAGTGCTTGTGCGGCAAGTACAAGCGCATGAAGTACAAGGGCATCATCTGCGAGAAGTGCTCGGTCGAAGTCACGCTGTCGCGCGTTCGGCGCGAGCGCATGGGCCATATCGAGCTCGCAGCTCCCGTCGCCCACATCTGGTTCCTGAAGTCGCTGCCCTCGCGCATCGGCCTTCTGCTGGACATGACGCTGAAGGATCTCGAGCGGATCCTCTACTTCGAATATTACGTCGTGCTCGAGCCGGGTCTCACCGCGCTCAAGGACCGTCAGCTGCTGTCGGAAGACGAGTACCTGAAGGCGCAGGATGAATACGGCCAGGATAGCTTCACCGCCATGATCGGCGCCGAGGCGATCCGCGAGCTGCTCAAGGGCATGGACCTCGAGAAGCTGGAGGCCTCGCTTCGCGTCGAGATGCAGGAGACCGACTCCGACATCAAGCACAAGAAGCTCGCCAAGCGCCTGAAGATCGTGGAAGCGTTCCGCCACTCCGGCAACAAGCCGGAATGGATGATCATGACCGTGGTTCCGGTGATTCCGCCGGACCTACGTCCGCTGGTGCCGCTGGACGGCGGCCGCTTCGCGACCTCGGACCTCAACGACCTCTATCGCCGCGTCATCAACCGCAACAACCGCTTGAAGCGGCTGATGGAGCTGCGCGCGCCCGACATCATCATCCGCAACGAGAAGCGCATGCTTCAGGAAGCGGTCGATGCGCTGTTCGACAACGGCCGCCGCGGCCGCGTCATCACGGGCGCCAACAAGCGCCCGCTGAAGTCGCTCGCCGACATGCTCAAGGGCAAGCAGGGCCGCTTCCGTCAGAACCTGCTCGGCAAGCGCGTCGACTATTCGGGCCGTTCGGTGATCGTGGTCGGTCCCGAGCTGCGCCTGCATCAGTGCGGCCTGCCGAAGAAGATGGCGCTCGAGCTGTTCAAGCCGTTCATCTACTCGCGGCTGGACGCCAAGGGCCTGTCCACCACCGTGAAGCAGGCGAAGAAGCTGGTCGAGAAGGAGCGGCCCGAGGTCTGGGATATCCTGGATGAGGTCATCCGCGAGCATCCGGTGCTGCTCAACCGCGCACCGACGCTGCACCGCCTCGGCATCCAGGCGTTCGAGCCCGTGCTGATCGAGGGCAAGGCGATCCAGCTGCACCCGTTGGTCTGCTCGGCGTTCAACGCCGACTTCGACGGCGACCAGATGGCCGTGCATGTCCCGCTGTCGCTCGAAGCGCAGCTGGAAGCGCGCGTCCTGATGATGTCGACCAACAACATCCTGCATCCGGCCAACGGTCAGCCGATCATCGTACCGTCGCAGGACATCGTGCTCGGTCTCTACTACGTCTCGATCATGCGCGAAGGCCTGCCCGGCGAGGGCAAGGTGTTCGGCGACATGGCCGAGCTCGAGCATGCCCTGCACGCGAAGGTCATCCACCTCCACACCAAGATCAAGTATCGGTGGGAAGGCATGGACGAGACCGGCAAGGTCTCCAAGCGCTGGATCGAGACCACCGCCGGACGCGTCATGCTCGGCAATCTGCTGCCGAAGAACCCGCGGGTCACGTACGAGATCATCAACAAGCTGATGACCAAGCGCGAGATCTCGGGCGTCATCGACCAGGTCTATCGCCACTGCGGCCAGAAGGAGACGGTGATCTTCTGCGACCGCATCATGGCGCTCGGCTTTTACAACGCGTTCAAGGCCGGCATCTCGTTCGGCAAGGACGACATGGTCGTGCCGCACGGCAAGTGGAAGATCGTCGACACCACCCGTACGCTGGCGAAGGATTTCGAGCAGCAGTACAACGACGGCCTGATCACCCATGGCGAGAAGTACAACAAGGTCGTCGACGCCTGGTCGAAGGCCACGGAAGAAATCGCCAAGGCGATGATGAAGGAAATCTCCGCTACCAAGAAGACGGCGAGCGGAGCCGATGCCGACATCAACTCGATCTACATGATGGCCCACTCCGGTGCCCGCGGTTCGCCGGCCCAGATGCGCCAGCTCGCCGGCATGCGCGGCCTGATGGCCAAGCCGTCGGGTGAGATCATCGAGACGCCGATCATCTCGAACTTCAAGGAAGGCCTCTCGGTGCTCGAGTACTTCAACTCGACCCACGGCGCCCGCAAGGGCCTCGCGGACACCGCGTTGAAGACCGCGAACTCGGGCTACCTGACCCGCCGTCTCGTCGACGTCGCGCAGGACTGCATCATCACGCAGAGCGACTGCGGCACCAAGCTCGGCATCAAGATGCGCGCCATCGTCGATGCGGGCACCGTCGTCGCTTCGCTCGGCTCGCGCATCCTCGGACGCACGGCCTGCGAAGACATTCGCGACAGCTCGGGCAAGGTGATCATCAAGCGCGACACGCTGATGGAAGAGAGCCATCTGGAAGCCATCCAGCAGGGTGGCGTGCAGGAGGTGAAGATCCGCTCGGCGCTAACCTGCGAGCTCGTCAACGGCATCTGCGGCAAGTGCTACGGCCGCGATCTCGCCCGCGGCACGCCGGTCAACCACGGCGAAGCGGTCGGCGTCATCGCGGCGCAGTCGATCGGCGAGCCGGGCACCCAGCTCACCATGCGCACCTTCCACATCGGCGGTGCGGCGCAGCTCAACGAGCAGTCCTTCGTCGAAGCCAATTTCGACGGCAAGGTCGTGATCAGGAACAAGGCCATCGCCCGCAACAGCGAAGGTCACCTGATCGCGATGGTGCGCAACATGGTGGTGGCGATCGTCGATGCCGACGGCACCGAGCGTGCGACGCACCGCGTCCAGTACGGCTCCCGCCTGCACGTCGACGAAGGCGACATGGTCAAGCGCGGCCAGCGCGTCGTCGAGTGGGATCCCTACACCCGTCCGCTCCTCACCGAGGTTGAAGGTACCATCGGCTTCGAGGATCTGGTCGAGGGGCAGTCGATCTCGGAAACGCTCGACGAAGCCACCGGTATCGCCAAGCGCGTGGTCATCGACTGGCGGTCGACCCGCGGCGGCTCGGACCTGCGTCCGGCCATCGTGGTCAAGGGCAAGGACGGCAAGGTGCTCAAGCTCGCCCGTGGCGGCGATGCCCGCTACATGCTGTCGGTCGACGCCATTCTCTCGGTCGACGTCGGAGCCAAGGTCAATCCGGGCGACATTCTCGCCCGTGTCTCGACCGAAAGCGCCAAGACGCGTGACATCACCGGCGGTCTGCCGCGGGTGGCGGAACTGTTCGAGGCACGGCGTCCGAAGGATGCGGCGATCATCGCCGAGATCGCGGGCACCATCCGGTTCGGGCGCGACTACAAGAACAAGCGTCGCATCTCGATGGAGCCGATGGACAAGACCGACGAGCCGCGCGAGTACCTGATCCCGAAGGGCAAGCACATCCACCTTCAGGACGGCGACGTCGTCGAAAAGGGCGACTTCATCGTCGAAGGCAACCCGGCGCCGCACGACATCCTTGCGGTCAAGGGCATCGAGGAACTCGCGGCCTATCTGGTCAACGAGATCCAGGAGGTCTACCGGCTCCAGGGCGTGCTCATCAACGACAAGCACATCGAGGTGATTGTCCGTCAGATGCTCCAGAAGGTGGAAGTCACCGACCAGGGCGACACGGACATGATCTCCGGCGAGCAGGTCGACAAGATCGAGTTCGACGCGCTGAACGAGAAGGCCAAGGAAGAAGGCAAGAAGCCCGCCACGGGAACGCCGGTTCTGCTCGGCATCACCAAGGCGAGCCTGCAGACCCGCTCGTTCTTCTCGGCGGCCTCGTTCCAGGAGACCACCCGCGTCCTCACGGAAGCGGCGGTCAACGGCAAGATCGACCCGCTCGAGGGCCTCAAGGAGAACGTCATCGTCGGCCGGCTGATCCCGGCGGGCACCGGCGCCTCCATGGCCAAGATCCGCGAAGTCGCCATGAAGCGCGACAAGCTGATTTTGGACGAGCGCGAGAAGCAGGCGGCGGTCGTGTCGCCCGCGCCGGAAGCGGAGCTTCCTGCGCTGCCGCCGGCGGAATGA